One Nicotiana tabacum cultivar K326 chromosome 23, ASM71507v2, whole genome shotgun sequence genomic window, GTCCCCTTAAAGATGCTTTTATCGTGCGTTGGAGATGAAGGCTTAGATTGCTGCATATTCTTTGTGTTCAAAAAGCGCCCTCCAGTACCCCTAGCTCTCTTCATTGCGTGACGATGTCGAGACTCGTGAAGATATGGCTGTGCCCCATACAACAGATGAGATAAGACCACAATTTCGTTGTTGGCAGGTTGTTGGCAGGTGAAAAAGTTATATTGGATGGACGTACCTTTCTGTCTTTGACAAGCTTATTCTGAACCTCCAGCTTGGCACGGACTTGACGTCTTTTGAGGATAGCACTGTACTGTTTCGCATTCACGTAAATGGGCAAGCTCTCTGTGCATTCAAGAGGAAGTGCAACTCTTGTGGAGGTGACACCAACCATTTGAGGATAAATCTAGATATATCCAACATCGAAAAAAGGAGTTAAATAAAAACAGCAAAAAGTTCATCATCAAGTGACATAAattatacttttttttaaaaaagattgagGAACTCAACATGAACAGCATTAAATGAGAAGAAGAGATCTTCACTTGCAATAAAGGTGGCTGAATGAACTACTACTCTCTACTTTTGAAGAACTGGCACAAACAAGTGCTACTTGCTCGGAAGAGATGGCATAAGTTAGTTGCGTGTTGAATTCGGTAGGTTTGGTAAATCACAAGGTTCATGTGGTAAAAGGACGGTGGACATCATGAAAGAGAGCTATTTTGGTGCATCATTTGTGTCTCCACAGATCAGATTCGTTTTGGTTTGCTTAGAAAAAGATATGATAGCAGAGAATAGATCACTTTCCAACTTACCAAGTAGCGGCGATCTAATTAGCGTTTTAAATGTCAAGTCTATATGGAGATTAAGCATTAAGAATATATTGTAACTTCAATAATTCCATGTCTAGCTTACTTTCAGTTTGTTAGTGAGCAGACCAATTTCATATTATCAGGACTCTAGATTCAGGGAGAAAACAGAGGTAAAATCAGTAAAGGAGGAGCGTCCAATGATACTTGATAAGATGATAAACTTCAAAAACTGGCACTCAATCACAAGATTGCTATCTCCTTCTGCTATACCTTGAGTCATGTTCAGGTTATTCTAAAAGCAAGAGAAGTGCATCAAAGATGACTAGTATTAGCTTCACTATTCCTCTTAAGATGATGTGCCATATACAAAATCAGTTGCCTTGAGTTTAATAGCTACTCTTTGACAAACAAAAGAAATTTATGACAAGCACAGCCTCCCAGAtccaagaagaaaaaaagaaagatgaatgCATAAAGAGACACATTTTGACATGGAATATGAATAATTATCCCAACATAAAAAGGTGAGAATGTCGAATCATAAAAGAAAACATACTAGTCCaacttcaactctttcaactctagtAACCTTATATTTTGGATGTAGAatcataaaagaaaatataaagagATCGCAATCTTATAAATATTTGCTTTAGATAAAAAGCATGTAGTCAATGTCACTTACGATGACATTTGATCCATAAGTAGCCACGAGCCTTCCAAAGTAAGTGTCAGCCCAAGGGTAGGATAGGCAAGCCTAGAAGCAAAAGTGAGTGATTAGTTTTACAAGTTGCTTATTTTCATCTGAATTGGTGTATACAGTCATACAGACGTAAAGTGCACTCCACAAAATgcatctttttttcttcttctctttatccCTCTTTTTCCCTACTTTTTCCCTTTTGGGAAGCGGGACCACGTTAGGAGACAAACTTAGTTCCAAGGTGGTGCAACCTATATTCACCAACAACTCATGCTAAAAAGGGGGCTATCTTTCAAGAAAGGCAGAGGCAATAAGTAATTTAATCAACCCTTTTCCCATGGGTGAGAACACCAGAAGcaagaatgaaaaaggaaacaaagGAAGGAAGTTAGAGAGAGCGAGACTGATGTTTTACACTTATGAGGAATTCCTTCCACCCCCTGGTCACGACAGAGGTAGTGGAAGATAAAtagtaaaattaaaaaaaaaaaataaaataaaataaaaagatagacAGAGTGACAGAGATAAATTTTGGTGGATGATAGTGACTATATGCTAAGTTGCTCGGATTCATCATTTTTGGTGCCGCACCTGTTTCGACACGACATGGTTGTGGGTGTGGGATCCGTACCGGATTTGGTCAaccaattttgggtactttgaccaaaatcGACGGAGAAATTCAGAACAAATACAATGACTTCTGAAATCAAAACAAAAGCTAgggtgaaattgaagaaaatggaatACCTTATGAAATTTGTATGCCagtctttttccttttatctccttCCTTTATTCTCCTCTTGATTAATATTTTCTCCTTTTCGGAATATATTGTAAGTTTTTCACATAGTGTCTCATTATGTGGACAAatttttataactctatttttagatGTTTGTATTATTTTTAGCAGAAAccccgcacccgtatccgtacTTGAATCCGTAcccccgaatcttaaaatttagataattaaggatctgacctctagatccgcacccgagTCCCAGCAACTTAGACTATATGCACCAGTAAGTGAGTGGCAGCAGCAAGCAAACAATGGAAATGCACATAACAAACTGACATCAAGGTGTACTGATCTGCATAGCAGATGAAAAATAAGTTAAAGATTACAGACCATTGGATGATTATGGTGCACATGCGGTTGAGGGAGAGTGTTGGTGGCATTTTTGCCTGATAGGGATGCTTTTGTTCCTCTCTCTCCTTGCACCTCATAAATTCCATCCCAACCTATCCAGAAGAACATCATGTAACTGATGTCAGGGTACATAGAGTATTTTTATCACAAATATGAAAAGCTAATATTCCTGCTAAAGCCTATTAGGAATCACATTGATAAGAACATCATTTGAGTTATTTAAATTCTGATATTATCACCCCAAAAGTGAATATATTCGTTTAAGCTTCCTAACTTAAGGAGGTCTCAATTTGTTAACCTTTGAGCACACTCTCCAAGTGAATTAAAGTTTAAGAACAGATTATGTTCCGCTTCATATATTTTATACCTGGATGAAGCGCAACATTTTGCAGAACAGTATTGCTTTTTGCCATTGGGGTCTCCACATGATCAGATTGACCAGTTGACAGAGTAGAAGTTGAATCCTGATCTTGATATTGGGATTCTGATTGCTTGATATTGAAGTGACATTTCGATGCAGATTCCGCTCCAGTCAGGACACTCTTAGAAGGAGCATTTTCTGGTTGTTCACCCGAGCTCCACATAGATGAACAATTCACAAACAAAGGAGTGAAAGATTGACCTTCTTTTCCACAGACACCTTTCTGGGAGAAGCTTATCATCCTCTTTGAATCCCGTGCTCCAGAAGCTTTACACTGAATGTAAGAAAACCGCTATGCTACTTTAATACACTATACCACCGTCTAGACTGGAGTTACCTGATTAAATCAGAGCAAAACCCACGCATTAACAACGACGAAGACTCAACTGACAATAAATGTAGAATACTAGACATCACAATTACTCAAGGACAGGCTACCATAGGAAGCTGAATATAATGAAAGCAGACTACTTGTTAAAGATTAGTGtttctgccaaaatttgagaatAGCTGCAGATAATAATGTCCAGAGGTTCTGCTTACCAACTACATGAGCACCAGAGTCAGCCACTAAGAAACGATCGCCTCCCTCAGCCAACATCACGGTATGTTAACTGTGTGCTTCATATACTAAGGGCACGTATATTGTTGCAAACTATGAGCTCGAATTGCAAGAGAAATATAACCGATAGAAGACACTGAAGAGTAGATAGAACTCGAAGGATAAAGGATACTGTCACACTTTCATTTTTTACTGCTATTTACAACAAAGAGATAACACAGAATCTCTGCAAACAGAAGCAACAAAGATTAAATAGTGTTTACACCATATAGCAGTCGAAACAAACATTCTTTTTCATTATTCAAATTTGTTCAATAATTTAAACTACCTTACAAAGTTTGAAGCATTTACACTTAAATCACAGGTTCAGACAAACTAGAATAAGTGAGGATGAAGAGAAGCATAATCTTTAAGCTGTCTTCCAAAACTACATTCTTTAAGCTTTCTTGAAAAATTGACCAACTTTTGCCCTTGCTTTTTCTTATTCCATTAAACCCCAACATCGACGAGCAATAACTGGATATGCTCAACCATTCAAATGAAAAAACACAATTTTGGATTTGGAATTTGTATAACAAAGTTTTACACATGAATCAGGAAATAACTGCCAAAATCACAACTTCATAAGGTTTGACTTATCATCATAACAAGTATGAGAAAAAGCAGAGGCCAATAGTTCTTTTTTTTACAAGGTAACAATTTATAGATGTTATGGATTTATGTTTCAGAAAGCCAGCTTTTGCTCAAAACAGGAGGATCCTTACATGTTTTGAGCAGCCAACTTTATGAGAAAAATACTACTAATTTGGAAAATTACAAGATTCAACCAAGCTATCATCATTTTCATTCCCCCTTTATCTAGTTTTAGTTAAGCCAAACAAAGCATTACCAACCAAGAATCAGATGTTTAAAACAGAAAATCCCCTGAAAATTTCAAAGAACTATGCTTTACACCTTGTTTTATGATCCCCATATTTTCAAACTCCAAAATTCATTCAAGAAAAttctaaaaaataagaaaataagaaagaaaaaacagaACAGAAAAAGGAGAAAGGCTAGTAAAAGGGATGAGACCTTTTGCTTTGGTTAATGAATGACCTGAAAAAGTTGGATCCATTTGCAAGCATACTGATTTGATACAAACATTTGCTTAGCTTTGGCTCTTGGTTTGATACTAAGATGTATTTTTGTGCTGTTTTCTCCCCACCTGAAAACTACATTAACTATATAGTACTAACTATTTCCTTTGCTCAAATTTCTCATATAAAAAAGTACAGTACATAAAActttttctaaaaaagaaaaaggcaaaggaaaaaaacaaaactAATATCCATTCAGTCTATCACATGTAATACAAACAGTCCTACTTCACACTCTCTTTTCCCACTACCCTCACCCCATCCaccttcttttgtttttttcttatcTTGATTTGGGCACCTTTTGATAATATGACTAGATTAGCCACCTAACCTAATTATTACATTTATGACTTCAAAGTTCAAAGTAGACTTCCAAGATTGGAACTAACTTTGGTCAGAGGATTTTTCACTTTTTAATTTTACCATTatgaataaaatattttattaacagcTACAAATAAAAAGTTGGAGTTTTTGAGCTTTTAGggtaaattttttttaattttctcatgtttgattagtttaaataattttaaaaatatttttctcataatTCGAGGGAGATGACTTCCTTACTGAAaggagagaaaatattttttaaaattctttttcaTTCTTCCCCGTCCAATTCTTCACCCCCACCCTCACTCCCCCACTGTGTCTCCTAGACCCCCACTTATCACCCTCCCCTAGCATTACTCATTCCGTCTTATATAGTATTTgtctaaattatatattttttaaaaatatatcttTTGTTAGGTAATCAAACATCAAAaaatatgtttaaaaaaaaatacttttgtacaaaataatatttttctgaaaaatatttttgttcgTATCAAACACACTCTTAATTTACCTCTTCAAGTCTTTGAGGAGATGATTGAATGATTGAGTCACAGAAGTAACGAACTGGATAATTAAAGTATGTAATTTTAATTACAAGAATCGCTCCTTTCCTCCATATGACAAGTTTAATAGTATTTGTAGACTGTAATAAGTAGTCAAATGAATTGATTGAGGTGTGTTACAAATTAGTTTAACACCACGTCATGAAGAAATTTACCTCTTCAATATTTTATGTTACATGACAAACAAGTATGGCTTAGTGGTAAAGTACACCTCTAATATATGGGTTAGGATGACCCAAGCAAGTCAATTAAGCTAATGGATGTATTCTTCTAACCGTAATTATTTAAGGTCGAGTAGTAGACGAGTGAGGCCCACAATTTTAATAGGTTTTCACTTGAGTTTTTTGTCGCAAAGCAAGTCTACAAACTAGTGCAGTACAATTATTTAGGTCTAATTTCCTTCTCGTATTGAGATCTTAGATGCTATATACAACCCCGACTGTTTGGGGAAAAAAAGTGTATATGCTACTTTACTTTGtgcttaatttaaaatttttaaacagctcaagagaaaaaaaataaaatattaaaaaggaCAATTTGGTACATTAAATCCTACTATACATTGGATCTAGAAAGAGACGGATCACGAGGATCTATCGAACGACATCTTACCTTTAACTAAGTAAAGTTCCACGGTAAAGGAAGCTAGATTTTTGTCAGAAAAATACCTACCAAGTTGAACCCACATAGAAAATGAAAGAAGACTTTATTAGTAgttgtcattatttattttacaagGTCTCTCATGCCACAATATTCTACTTTAGTGACTCACTAAAATTATAACAATTCTTGCAAACTCAAGCATCTACTTCACAATATAATTGTTTTAATCTCGTAGGTAGTGTTCCTTTTCAAGAAAAACCAGATAAACTATTAAATTTACGAAAACCTAAATATCAATGAAATTGCGTTGGCACAAGACTATGTCAGCCCGTAAAGCaagttataaaatatatatttgtataGAATAATGATATTTCCATATGACATCATACAATTGAGTTGCAACCagcaaaaattctcaaaaaaacaagagaaggaaaaataaaaataaaaacacgTATGAGAAATAATTTGACAATTTAAATTGCTATTATTAACTAGAATCTATTAGTGTCCTCAAGGGGACAGCATAATGACTTACGAAAatgtgttttccttttctttgtttactATATGAACAAAAACCTAGAATATCCATCTCGTTTTGGGGTTTAATATAATATTGTTTGTCTTTTTATTTAGctgttattactattttgttgtgtttgtctcttttaatttttttttgaacttaTGATCTATCGAAAATAGTTTTTCTATTTTCACAAAGGTCGGGGTAAGGTCTACATACATTTTATCCTCCCCAGATCTTACTTTGTGAGATTAAActggatatgtgattttgttattaTAATTTAATATTGCTTATTTTAATTGTGCATGAGGTGATATTATTAAAATTAAACAAGAATGCTAAAAAGCTTTTAAAGGTAAAACATCTTTATTTCCGAGTAATACAGATAATACACGCGTCTTAACAAAAAAAGGTTTTCCTTAGAGAATAAGGGTTATCCATTTCCCTTTAAACACACTTTACACTTTGGACCAGTGGAGCcattcttttttttccttatatatCAAAAGcacaataataatattaataaacaaTTCGAAAAGACTGTCTTTAGTTTTATctcctttttctcctttttccctTTTAGCCACATGTCTTAAAGCTGAGAACTGCAAATGAGCAGAATAATTCTGcaccaaaataaaagaaaattggaaaattaacAACCAGACACATATTAATGTACTTATTAATTCTTAAAAAGTAATCACGCCAATATAAAAAAAAGGTGAGTATAACAGTCCAAATTTGATCTTATCAACTCCTAACAAACTTGTAATTTAGTACATCAAACTATTGAAGAATGGCTTTAGTTTAATTATCCTTTATTTGTTCCCTATGGCTGCCAGATTAGAGTCTACCAAATTAATTATTGTCTTGATGCAAGGATATGGAAATTTAATCAGCTAAAGGCCAAATGTCTTGGGACATAGGCATTAACAAATATTTTAAAGTCAAAAGATGCCTTAAATGATAGAGCTGGTGATGTGCCTATTAAAAAAATGTGTGTCACTGTACATTAATACCAAATTAACGTTAATCTTCTATTGTTAATGACATCTGATGAGTTTTGAACACAGTGTACGGACATATTCCGTCAAAGAACTCACTCCGAATGTATAAACACTTTCGAGTATTTACACCAAACTATATTAATTTactataattaaataaaaaaattgggGAGCATGAGTATTAATAACTACTTATGTGATAATAGCGTATGTAAAATCAAGTATCATACATTCATTACGTTGATAACACCCAGTGTGTGtaaaaaaaattctcccaaaagtccCTGGTCGAGAGCTGGTAAAAATCTAAATGGCACTTTCTTccttttattataatttttttaaagtaaTTCTGGTATGATTCTTTCTATATAAAATCTAATGATTCCATGTGAGTAACTTTTTGGGAAGTCAAGATTATAGAAAACCATTTACACAATCTAATGATGATTAGAAAAGATAGGTACACAAAATCAAGAAAAGGTTAATGAGAATATCGTAAGATTTTGGGGAAATCTACACATAATCTAGAAAATGTACAAAGTTTAGAAACGATAAGAATTGCCGGTGAGAGTAcaggaaaataacaaaaaaggCAGCTTGGTGCACTTTGTGCGCGAAATTAGGAGAAGAACTAGATTACGTTGCGTCtatgaaaacaacaacaacaacaacaacaacaacaacaacaactacaacaacaaaaaataaataaatattggaCTGAGTAAATTTGTTCGAAAAGAGTACATGTAAAATAGGGATAATTTACATATTGAGGTGTTgcgttcgagtcaccccaagagtgggttgctctagtggtaagcaccctccactttcaaccaagaggttgtgagttcgagtcaccccaagagcaaggtggggagttcttggagggagggagccgagggtctatcggaaacaacctctctaccccaggataagagtaaggtctgcgtacacactactcttccCATACCCCACTAGCTAGTGaaattatactgagttgttattgttgttgttgttgttgaggtgTTGCGTTCATTGAATGGCAAAACTCAAAATAGATAAGTATCAGTCTTGGCAACAAAAGCAAGGCCTAAAAAGAAAGTTGAGGAACATGGTGAGGCTACTAGCTTTCCTTCATTCCAAGAGAAATGGTGTTAGTATTCAGTAttcgaaaatatattcaaaaatcAGTAGGAATGGAATAAAAATTAGAAATGTAGAAGAACATAAATTAATCCGAGCCCACTAAATTCgtagtgtttccttaaggaacttaatcccctcctagtacccgaggTTTAGGATTATTTTCTCCCATGATAGAACGGATTACCCTCACTGGTATAGCGGTACTTCAAATCCCATTGACCAACGGACTCAAAGATCAGTAGAAAATCATACttactgattttttttttctgttaaaaAATAATGCAAAAGGAACAAGGAGAAATCAGAATTTTCGTAAGGAAATCTGAAGGGAAGTTCATGTATTTATAGTCAAAACATTGGGTAATTCTAAAGAGTTGCAACTCTTCCTGCAAGGCTGCAACTCAAAATGGTTATTTTATAAAACGATCATTTACGCAAACCGCCAAATTTAAATTCTAACGGAAAATTAAAAAACGGAGGAAAAATAATTTACTGTTACAAAAAATGACAATTTGGATTAAATTAATATTACGTTAAtcttaatattaacaaataaatttggtccaaaacattaatcaatcaatcaaaccaaattcgaagccgaagccgagccgagcgagcgacgacgactgCGCAAGGCTTGcctcttctcaactctttaagagttagaagaagtgcaattgtatatatacccatcaaaacttTTTTTCTCCTCCAATAAGGGACAATATCCCTTTGTCAAAAAGggaaattcaaaattttattttttcattcacTATATTTTAAGCTCTAACAAGCTTAAATCCAACAATCCACCACATGAacggggaatggctatatcacgaaaatatgcataaaaatggtgatttacaagcaaggactAATcgtatctggataagtaggtttccctttgaacttttcatagtgaacttatgtcggatatactcggtcaatcggtagatttgatatctttgaattgtcgaactttggtgtatacctagaccaTTATAAGTCATACAATCAACCCTTAATTatctttggttctcatttttgtgtttgtttcagccatgaacaccgactggtttcataagtgcatagagaactggccttgcaaaattctccttgaagtggctaacacttcacacttacatagatGATTCCTAAACATGTCATCCCGTGGATACAttctttgatataccccgtatcaaatttagaaaccattaaaaagccttaatgttttatccttggtattaaatattatctcatcacgagaatggaccaaaattttggttgacaatgttgaaccgtcattaatgactttgtttgatctccttgaacctagatcttggaaTCTCCAGTCTCTAGGTAGGTTACCGCCATAATGACTTGTCCTTGGTCATAGTCTTATTTCcctcgatgatctttcaactacctctctagttaggtcttttgtaagcggatccgacacattatcacttgactttacgtagtcaattgtgataatccCCCTAGAGAGTAGCtgtctaacggttttatgtcttcgtcataTATGGCGAGATTTactgttatacataacgctcctaGTGTTTCCAATTaccgcttgactatcgcaatgtatgcatattggtgctaacggtttgggccaaaatgaaatatctaccaagaaatttcggagccattcagcttttTCACCGACTTTATCTAAGTCTATAAACTCAACATctattgtagagcgggcaataaaGTTTATTTTGGATGACATCCAAGATACCGCtcatccaccaatagtgaatatatATCTACTTGTGGatttagaatcagttgaaccggtgatccaatttgcatcacagtatccctcgcTCACCCAAGGataattactgtagtgcaaagcaaagtcttgggtatgttttaaatatctcaaaactcgtttcatcgtcatccaatgagattgacctagATTACTCatgtatcgactcaatttacttatagcacaagctatatttGATcgagtacaattcatgatatacattaaatatcccaacacacgagcataatccaattgtgatatgctttggtcTTTGTTCTTTGCAAGtacaagattcacgtcaattggagtctttgcaactttaaaatctaagtgcttgaatttttcaagtactgttttAATGTAATGAGATTGCGACAATgtcagaccttgaggagtcttatggatcttaataccCAGAATTAAATCGCCAattcccaagtctttcatatcaaacttgctagttagcatacactTAGTCGCATTtgtgttggcaatgtcattactcattatcaataTATCATCCaaatataagcaaacaatgactatgtgatttgtaacatttttaatgtacacacatttatcacattcatttatcttaaaactatttgataacattgtttggtcaaatttcgcatgccattgtttgggtgcttgttttagtccgtaaagcaacttaacaagtctacatacccttttttctttacctggaaccacaaacccttcaggttgttccatgtaaatttcttcctccaaatctccatttaagaaggtcgttttaacgtccatttgatgagTTTCAAGACCATATACCGCATCTAATGCTACTAgcttcgtatggacgtaattcttgtaactggagagtatgtatcaaaatagtcaagacctcctcgttgtctataccctttgaccacaagttttgccttatatttgtcaatattaccatcatctttcattttcctcttaaaaatccatttagaacccaacggtTTATTGCCTAGAGAAAGATCAActaattcccatgtatggttattcaGTATGGATTCTATATCAATATTGATTGTCTCTTTCCAAAATAGTGATTCAGAAGAAGACATGTCTTTTtaaaatgttcgaggctcattttctaataagaaagtcacaaaatctggtccaaatgaagtagacattctttgacgtttactacgtctttgATCCTCCTGATTATacgtactttcttttgtttcttcccgaggccATTTAGacccttcaccaatcgactcacatttctttttatacgtatatatattttcaaaaaatttagcattatctgattctataaccgtattattatgaatatcgggattttctgatttatgaaccaaaaattgatatgctttactatttgttaCATAtcttatgaaaacacaatcaatgaTTTTCGGTCCTATATTGACCCTTTTGgatttaggaacttgcacttttgccaaacacccccacactttaaaataattcaagttgggtttCCTTCGTTtttattttcatatggaatggattgcatTTTGCTATGGGTTAGTCGGTTTAATATCTAATTAGTCGTAAGAATGGCTCCCCCTACCACAAGTTCTGTgacaaaccagaacttatcaacaaagcactcatcatctcctttaatgatcgattctttctttccgcaattccattggattggggcgtgtaaggggccgttgtttgataaataatttcatattctaaatatatttcttcaaaaggagattcgtaTTCACCACCCCTATAACTTATTATCATTTTGCATTGCTTGAATGCATccattgcttcatctttactactaaataagtaaacatagcaatatcgagtactatcgtcaataaaagttatgaaatacttctttccaccgcgagatggtattgacttcatgtcgcaaata contains:
- the LOC107780177 gene encoding nuclear transcription factor Y subunit A-3-like; protein product: MISFSQKGVCGKEGQSFTPLFVNCSSMWSSGEQPENAPSKSVLTGAESASKCHFNIKQSESQYQDQDSTSTLSTGQSDHVETPMAKSNTVLQNVALHPGWDGIYEVQGERGTKASLSGKNATNTLPQPHVHHNHPMACLSYPWADTYFGRLVATYGSNVIIYPQMVGVTSTRVALPLECTESLPIYVNAKQYSAILKRRQVRAKLEVQNKLVKDRKPYLHESRHRHAMKRARGTGGRFLNTKNMQQSKPSSPTHDKSIFKGTAGGNLTRSMVQHSESGSWGTSTQSGSDVTSIFSGDDMFQQPEFRVSGFPFHMQEAEDFMHVGT